In one window of Helianthus annuus cultivar XRQ/B chromosome 17, HanXRQr2.0-SUNRISE, whole genome shotgun sequence DNA:
- the LOC110924863 gene encoding leucine-rich repeat extensin-like protein 2: MDMDEDPDPEPVEPPTGTPTHPIEISDESSFHGSPYRGPDPFAQWWSNYNWEYTPSHHSSPHQQVPSEDPHFEAVTPPPPPPPEQQPPPEPPRRRRSGERMSVRGGFHFSTPPTQLQQPLPAAV, from the coding sequence atggatatggacgaggatccAGATCCAGAGCCTGTCGAGCCACCAACTGGGACGCCCACGCATCCCATAGAGATTTCAGACGAATCATCTTTCCATGGTTCGCCTTATAGAGGTCCCGACCCTTTTGCCCAATGGTGGAGTAATTACAATTGGGAGTACACACCTTCCCACCACTCATCACCACACCAACAGGTACCCTCAGAGGACCCACATTTTGAGGCGgtcacaccaccaccaccgccgccgccagaaCAGCAACCACCTCCTGAACCACCGAGGCGAAGAAGATCAGGTgaacggatgtccgtgcgagggggattccacttcagcaccccccCAACACAGCTGCAACAGCCACTACCCGCTGCTGTGTGA